A stretch of the Nicotiana tabacum cultivar K326 chromosome 6, ASM71507v2, whole genome shotgun sequence genome encodes the following:
- the LOC142181870 gene encoding uncharacterized protein LOC142181870, producing the protein MPKWSPKINHLAYADDMIIFSSSDETSLMLIMQVLNPYENASGQLINKTKSAVYLHHSTHMDVVSKVERITGIHKNEFPITYLGCPIFYARRKLEYYQPLITKDFGIDETVQNVHEVTLDGGWDVDRLFEMLPEDLAVHILEKIKPPSPQQVLDVPCWMLETRGYFSVKSAWDYTRRREEPLKAYRMIWVKGLPFKIAFFMWKVWKTKLPLDDFLKKTTWKYFLSRAGIAVEGLTLHQAITKCWTANVCLRLKPVMQALPSCVVWELWKRRNSMKYGDAVTTSRVIYQVSSNLQALVKVRKPRISMVPHKWKDLLSMMENFTPKLKVTKVMWEPPSTGWLKVNTDGVSRGNPGRSSIGFCIRNENGDIVKSVGREIEETTNTIAEAKAMLEALRFCRFQQYSHVWLQTDSMLLKKIMDGIWKPPWIISEHIEEIMQLMIGDNYTVNHIHREGNKLADHLANYALDHGEIECQQFWHLDAQGRRLVNEDKMQCTSLRVKVDRR; encoded by the exons ATGCCAAAGTGGAGTCCAAAAATCAATCATTTGGCGTATGCAGATGACATGATTATTTTTTCATCATCTGATGAAACTtctctgatgctgattatgcaagtGTTGAATCCATATGAAAATGCATCTGGGCAGCTTATCAACAAGACCAAATCAGCAGTATACCTGCATCATTCAACACACATGGATGTGGTCAGCAAGGTGGAAAGGATCACAGGCATTCATAAAAATGAATTTCCTATCACATACCTAGGTTGCCCTATTTTTTATGCAAGGAGAAAGCTGGAATACTATCAGCCCCTAATTACTAAG GACTTTGGCATAGATGAAACAGTACAAAATGTACATGAAGTTACCTTAGATGGTGGGTGGGATGTGGACAGGCTATTTGAAATGCTtcctgaagacttagcagtacACATTCTAGAGAAAATCAAACCACCTTCACCTCAGCAGGTTCTTGACGTGCCTTGTTGGATGCTGGAAACAAGAGGATATTTCAGTGTTAAGTCAGCATGGGATTATACGAGAAGAAGAGAAGAACCACTAAAAGCATATAGAATGATATGGGTAAAGGGACTGCcttttaaaatagcatttttCATGTGGAAAGTGTGGAAAACAAAGTTACCTTTAGATGATTTCTTGAAAAAG ACAACTTGGAAGTATTTTCTATCAAGGGCAGGAATAGCTGTGGAAGGACTTACATTGCACCAAGCAATCACAAAATGTTGGACTGCAAATGTATGCTTAAGGCTCAAACCGGTAATGCAAGCACTCCCTTCATGCGTAGTATGGGAACTCTGGAAAAGAAGAAACAGTATGAAGTATGGTGATGCTGTGACAACTAGTAGGGTGATTTATCAAGTGTCATCAAATCTCCAGGCATTGGTGAAAGTGAGAAAGCCAAGGATATCCATGGTACCTCACAAATGGAAAGACCTTCTATCCATGATGGAAAATTTCACTCCTAAACTTAAAGTTACCAAAGTCATGTGGGAACCACCAAGTACAGGATGGCTAAAGGTTAATACGGATGGGGTATCGAGGGGAAATCCAGGCAGGAGTTCAATAGGTTTTTGTATAAGAAATGAAAATGGCGACATAGTCAAGTCTGTAGGGAGGGAGATTGAGGAGACAACAAACACAATAGCTGAAGCGAAGGCCATGTTAGAAGCACTAAGGTTCTGCAGATTCCAACAATACTCTCATGTATGGCTTCAAACTGACTCAATGTTATTAAAAAAGATAATGGATGGGATTTGgaaaccaccatggatcataTCCGAGCATATAGAGGAAATTATGCAACTAATGATTGGGGACAATTACACAGTTAATCATATTCACAGAGAGGGGAACAAGTTGGCTGATCATTTGGCTAACTATGCTTTAGATCATGGAGAAATCGAATGCCAACAATTCTGGCATCTAGATGCACAAGGAAGGAGGTTGGTTAATGAAGATAAGATGCAATGTACAAGTCTAAGGGTGAAGGTGGACAGAAGATAA